Proteins encoded together in one Mycolicibacter minnesotensis window:
- a CDS encoding iron reductase: protein MVSLTYVRSLVVSTGDDPLIARMVIRRRAALHESCTRLQQLHPHCPRTYGVAVLADVNKRRWFPLDSVFTLDRLRVRFYETAAKTDPRAAANVLAASLIHEVLGRLLPLVLLEGRAWDTGLENLWVHFDAENDIDWVAVVDPTLRALPDDPWIHAKDGLDRAETMVVLPNESALTTWAAHRCHRTLAPLFVWLHEACEGAMSVTAMWQLLGSTVVVAAAQLPRRTDNAEATNCRRSQAILDAMVGFGLPVRGAAMPPFRPRTTRRPVAASSRAGAKP, encoded by the coding sequence ATGGTTAGCCTAACCTACGTTAGGAGCTTGGTGGTGTCGACGGGCGACGATCCCCTGATCGCGAGAATGGTCATTCGGCGGCGTGCGGCGCTGCACGAATCTTGTACCAGGCTTCAACAACTTCACCCGCATTGCCCCCGTACCTACGGTGTGGCGGTACTGGCGGACGTCAACAAACGCCGCTGGTTCCCGTTGGACTCGGTCTTCACCCTTGATCGTCTGCGGGTCCGCTTCTACGAGACCGCCGCGAAGACGGACCCCCGAGCGGCAGCAAACGTCCTGGCGGCAAGCCTCATCCACGAAGTCCTGGGACGCCTCCTTCCGCTGGTTCTGCTCGAGGGACGCGCGTGGGACACCGGCCTGGAGAACCTCTGGGTGCACTTCGACGCGGAAAACGACATCGACTGGGTGGCCGTGGTGGACCCGACGCTGCGTGCCCTTCCCGATGACCCGTGGATTCACGCCAAGGACGGACTCGACCGCGCCGAGACCATGGTCGTGTTGCCCAACGAGTCGGCCCTGACGACCTGGGCGGCCCACCGCTGCCACCGGACCTTGGCGCCGTTGTTCGTCTGGCTTCATGAGGCGTGCGAGGGCGCGATGTCGGTCACGGCGATGTGGCAGCTCCTGGGGTCAACCGTCGTGGTCGCGGCAGCCCAGCTACCGCGACGCACCGACAACGCCGAGGCCACCAACTGCCGGCGAAGTCAAGCGATCCTCGATGCAATGGTCGGCTTCGGACTGCCGGTACGTGGAGCTGCAATGCCGCCATTTCGCCCCAGGACCACTCGACGGCCGGTCGCCGCGTCGAGCCGCGCCGGGGCTAAGCCGTGA
- a CDS encoding sirohydrochlorin chelatase gives MRTARLVTSTLVLTAHGSRDPRSAANTRAIAGHLRRVAPEYDVRVAFCENSAPNLQDVLGSVPDGRDGDTVVVPLLLASAYHARIDIPAMIAQAGVGVRVAPTLGVDSRLVHVLGERLTRAGASRFDPELGVVVVAVGSSHAAANAQTATIAAPLARGTRWAGVEVAFATQDLQPSVPEAVERLRARGATKLMIAPWFLAHGRITDRVAAYADHAGIPMAEPLGAHRLVAATALDRAESALAAPAAA, from the coding sequence ATGCGGACTGCACGCCTCGTGACCAGCACGCTGGTGCTGACCGCACACGGCAGCCGGGATCCACGGTCAGCCGCCAATACCCGGGCGATCGCCGGGCACCTGCGCCGGGTAGCGCCCGAATATGACGTGCGCGTGGCGTTCTGCGAGAACAGCGCCCCCAATCTGCAGGACGTGTTGGGTTCGGTCCCCGACGGTCGCGACGGCGACACGGTGGTCGTCCCGCTGCTGCTGGCCAGCGCGTACCACGCCCGCATCGATATTCCAGCGATGATCGCGCAGGCTGGAGTCGGTGTGCGAGTGGCTCCGACCCTGGGGGTGGACAGCCGCCTGGTCCACGTTCTCGGTGAGCGACTGACCCGAGCGGGGGCCTCCCGGTTCGATCCGGAGTTGGGTGTGGTGGTGGTCGCGGTGGGCTCCTCGCACGCAGCCGCCAATGCGCAGACCGCTACGATCGCCGCGCCGCTCGCTCGCGGAACGCGTTGGGCGGGCGTGGAAGTCGCCTTCGCTACCCAAGATCTCCAGCCTTCGGTTCCCGAAGCCGTCGAACGCCTCCGGGCGCGGGGAGCCACCAAGCTGATGATCGCCCCGTGGTTCCTGGCCCACGGCAGAATCACCGATCGGGTCGCCGCCTACGCCGACCACGCCGGTATCCCGATGGCTGAGCCACTGGGTGCCCACCGTCTGGTGGCCGCGACCGCGTTGGACCGCGCCGAAAGCGCTCTGGCGGCACCGGCCGCCGCCTGA
- a CDS encoding phosphoadenylyl-sulfate reductase: MRAHTEAELRELAAKGAAELDGASATELLEWTAAQFGGDSSTACNFVVASNMADAVLVDVASKVRAGVPVLFLDTGYHFAETVGTRDAVEAMYDIQLVNVTPEQTVAEQDATHGKDLFNSNPALCCRLRKVEPLARTLGGYSAWVTGLRRVEAPTRANAPLISFDEQFGLVKVNPLAAWTDEEMDAYIIANNVLVNPLIDEGYPSIGCAPCTVKPATGSDPRSGRWAGLAKTECGLHAS; encoded by the coding sequence ATGAGGGCGCACACCGAGGCGGAGTTGCGCGAACTGGCTGCCAAGGGGGCGGCTGAACTCGACGGCGCCAGTGCCACCGAGCTGCTCGAGTGGACGGCCGCACAGTTCGGCGGTGACTCATCGACGGCCTGCAACTTCGTGGTGGCCTCCAACATGGCCGATGCGGTGTTGGTGGATGTGGCGTCGAAGGTCCGCGCCGGGGTTCCCGTGCTGTTCCTCGACACCGGCTACCACTTCGCCGAGACCGTCGGCACCCGCGACGCCGTCGAAGCCATGTACGACATCCAGTTGGTCAATGTCACCCCGGAGCAGACCGTGGCCGAGCAGGACGCCACCCACGGCAAAGACCTGTTCAATTCCAACCCGGCTTTGTGCTGCCGGCTGCGCAAAGTCGAGCCGCTGGCGCGCACCCTGGGTGGTTACTCGGCGTGGGTGACCGGGTTGCGTCGCGTGGAGGCTCCGACGCGCGCCAACGCACCGCTGATCAGCTTCGACGAGCAGTTCGGGCTGGTGAAGGTCAACCCCTTGGCGGCATGGACCGACGAGGAGATGGACGCTTACATCATCGCCAACAACGTCCTGGTGAACCCGCTGATCGATGAGGGCTACCCGTCGATCGGCTGCGCGCCCTGCACGGTCAAGCCCGCGACCGGCTCGGATCCGCGCAGCGGACGCTGGGCCGGGCTGGCCAAGACCGAATGCGGACTGCACGCCTCGTGA
- a CDS encoding nitrite/sulfite reductase produces the protein MTATPTAPPSRPKRSEAQWALGETEPVNPNEQFKQEDPALNVQARILDVYSKQGFDSITKDDLRGRFRWMGLYTQREQGYDGTFTGDENADLLEAKYFMMRVRCDGKALSAAAMRTLGQISVDFARNTADISDRQNVQYHWIEIEKVPEIWDRLAAVGLQTIEACGDCPRAMLGSPVAGESLDEVLDPTSALDEIIRRYIGNPEFANLPRKFKTAVSGLQDVAHEVNDISFIGVNHPEHGPGLDLWVGGGLSTNPMLAQRLGAWVPLAEVPDVWEAVTSLYRDYGYRRLRSKARLKFLVKDWGPEKFREVLETEYLKRPLIDGPAPEKPTAPIDHVGVQRTRNGLNAVGVAPISGRVSGQTLVKVAELMEQAGTDRARFTTHQKLIILDVSDEKLDGLLAGLDALGLPANPSQWRRNLMACTGLEFCKLSFVETRVRAQSLVPELESRLADLNELLDVPVTVNINGCPNSCARIQVADIGFKGQMIDDGEGNSVPGFQVHLGGSLGADSGFGRKLRQHKVYNDELGDYIDRVIRNFIAQRSAGERFAQWAVRAEEDDLR, from the coding sequence ATGACCGCCACTCCGACTGCCCCGCCGAGCAGGCCCAAGCGCAGCGAGGCCCAGTGGGCGCTCGGCGAGACCGAACCGGTCAACCCCAACGAGCAGTTCAAGCAGGAAGACCCGGCGCTGAACGTGCAGGCCCGGATCCTCGATGTGTACTCCAAGCAGGGCTTCGACTCCATTACCAAGGACGACCTGCGCGGGCGTTTCCGCTGGATGGGCCTCTACACCCAGCGCGAGCAGGGGTATGACGGCACCTTCACCGGCGACGAGAACGCCGACTTGCTCGAGGCGAAGTACTTCATGATGCGGGTGCGCTGCGACGGCAAGGCACTGTCGGCCGCCGCGATGCGAACGCTGGGTCAGATCTCCGTCGACTTCGCCCGCAACACCGCCGACATCTCCGACCGCCAGAACGTGCAGTACCACTGGATCGAGATCGAGAAGGTACCCGAGATCTGGGACCGGCTGGCCGCCGTGGGCCTGCAGACCATCGAAGCCTGCGGCGACTGCCCGCGCGCCATGCTGGGTTCCCCGGTGGCCGGTGAATCGCTCGACGAGGTGCTCGATCCCACGTCTGCGCTCGACGAAATCATTCGGCGCTACATCGGCAACCCCGAGTTCGCCAACCTCCCCCGCAAGTTCAAGACCGCCGTCTCCGGCCTGCAGGATGTCGCCCACGAGGTGAACGACATCTCCTTCATCGGGGTCAATCACCCCGAACACGGCCCCGGCCTGGACTTGTGGGTCGGCGGCGGCCTGTCGACCAACCCGATGCTGGCACAGCGGCTCGGCGCCTGGGTGCCGCTGGCCGAGGTACCGGATGTCTGGGAAGCCGTCACCAGCTTGTACCGCGACTACGGCTACCGCCGCCTGCGTTCCAAGGCCCGGCTGAAGTTCCTGGTGAAGGACTGGGGGCCCGAAAAATTCAGGGAAGTTCTCGAAACCGAATACCTCAAGCGGCCGCTGATCGATGGACCGGCACCGGAGAAGCCCACCGCCCCGATCGACCACGTCGGTGTCCAGCGCACCCGCAACGGCCTCAACGCGGTGGGAGTTGCCCCGATTTCCGGACGGGTCAGTGGCCAGACCCTGGTCAAGGTCGCCGAGCTGATGGAACAGGCCGGCACGGACCGGGCGCGGTTCACCACGCACCAGAAGTTGATCATCCTCGACGTGTCCGACGAGAAGCTCGACGGCCTGCTGGCCGGACTGGACGCGCTGGGCCTGCCGGCAAACCCGTCGCAGTGGCGCCGCAACCTGATGGCCTGCACGGGGCTGGAGTTCTGCAAGCTGTCGTTCGTCGAGACCCGCGTACGAGCACAAAGCCTGGTTCCGGAACTGGAGAGCCGCCTGGCCGATCTCAATGAGCTGCTGGACGTGCCGGTCACGGTGAACATCAACGGTTGCCCGAACTCGTGCGCCCGGATTCAGGTGGCCGACATCGGGTTCAAGGGCCAGATGATCGACGACGGCGAGGGCAACTCTGTTCCCGGTTTCCAGGTGCACCTCGGCGGCAGCCTGGGCGCCGACAGCGGATTCGGGCGCAAACTGCGCCAGCACAAGGTCTACAACGATGAACTCGGCGACTACATCGACCGGGTGATCCGCAACTTCATCGCACAGCGCAGCGCCGGTGAACGTTTCGCACAGTGGGCGGTGCGTGCCGAAGAAGACGATCTTCGATGA
- a CDS encoding transglycosylase family protein: protein MRKFTVLATGALLVGAAEWAGAAHAEPIDWEAIAVCESGANWSADTGDGGYGGLGISATDWEANGGIGLPSQATAQQQIAVAKRIMANRGPGAWPGCVSGGGAAGTAPVGSLTHYVAALEQAAQRTGAASD from the coding sequence ATGAGGAAGTTCACAGTGCTGGCGACCGGGGCCCTGCTGGTGGGCGCGGCCGAGTGGGCCGGTGCGGCCCACGCCGAACCCATCGACTGGGAGGCGATCGCGGTCTGCGAGTCCGGGGCGAACTGGTCGGCCGATACCGGCGACGGCGGCTATGGCGGATTGGGGATCAGCGCCACGGACTGGGAAGCCAACGGCGGGATCGGTCTGCCCTCCCAGGCGACGGCGCAGCAGCAGATCGCCGTCGCCAAACGCATCATGGCGAACCGGGGCCCCGGGGCGTGGCCGGGATGTGTGTCGGGGGGCGGTGCCGCCGGGACCGCGCCGGTGGGTTCTCTGACGCACTATGTGGCTGCCCTGGAGCAGGCCGCTCAGCGGACCGGCGCGGCCTCGGACTGA
- the hemW gene encoding radical SAM family heme chaperone HemW has product MTPTPTAVALPEVAQARRGQDGPFGVYVHVPFCFTRCGYCDFNTYTPAELGGANPDAWVAALATELELAAARLGGRRADTVFVGGGTPSLLGGQRLARVLSHVREHFGLADGAEVTTEANPESTSPEFFEAIRAAGYTRVSLGMQSVSPFVLGTLDRIHSPGRPVAAAREVRAAGFEHLNIDLIYGTPGETDDDLLRSVDAALEAGADHVSAYSLIVEDGTALARRVRSGELPAPEPDVAAHRYELVDARLRGAGMDWYEVSNWSRPGAACRHNLGYWGGGQWWGAGPGAHSFDGALRWWNVKHPNTYAQLLDQRALPVAGFEQLSAADRHTEEVMLALRMRDGLALSVLDAGERERAATAVSDGLLDTDGQRLVLTDRGRLLADAVVRSLLG; this is encoded by the coding sequence ATGACACCGACCCCGACTGCCGTAGCGCTGCCCGAGGTGGCGCAGGCCCGGCGCGGCCAGGACGGCCCCTTCGGGGTGTATGTGCACGTGCCGTTCTGCTTTACCCGGTGCGGCTACTGCGACTTCAACACATACACGCCGGCGGAGCTGGGCGGCGCGAACCCGGATGCCTGGGTGGCGGCGCTTGCCACCGAGCTGGAGTTGGCTGCGGCACGCCTGGGCGGTCGGCGCGCCGACACCGTGTTCGTCGGGGGCGGTACGCCGTCTCTGTTGGGTGGGCAGCGCCTGGCGCGCGTCCTGAGCCATGTCCGCGAGCACTTCGGATTGGCCGATGGTGCCGAGGTGACCACCGAGGCCAACCCGGAGTCGACGTCGCCGGAGTTCTTCGAGGCGATCCGTGCCGCCGGATACACCCGGGTGTCGCTGGGCATGCAGTCCGTGTCGCCGTTCGTGCTGGGAACTCTGGACCGCATTCACTCACCGGGCCGGCCGGTGGCCGCCGCACGGGAGGTGCGCGCCGCGGGCTTTGAGCATCTCAACATCGACTTGATTTACGGCACCCCTGGTGAGACCGACGATGATCTGCTGCGCTCGGTGGACGCCGCCTTGGAGGCGGGCGCGGATCACGTGTCGGCATACAGCCTGATAGTCGAGGACGGCACCGCCCTGGCCCGCCGGGTGCGGAGCGGCGAGCTGCCCGCTCCCGAGCCCGATGTGGCGGCGCATCGCTACGAGCTGGTCGACGCCCGGCTGCGGGGCGCGGGGATGGACTGGTACGAGGTGTCCAACTGGAGCCGTCCCGGCGCGGCCTGCCGGCACAACCTGGGCTACTGGGGTGGTGGCCAGTGGTGGGGTGCGGGTCCGGGCGCGCACAGCTTTGACGGGGCGTTGCGCTGGTGGAACGTCAAGCATCCCAACACCTATGCGCAGCTGCTGGATCAGCGCGCATTGCCGGTTGCGGGCTTCGAGCAGCTCTCGGCCGCCGACCGGCACACCGAAGAGGTGATGCTGGCGCTGCGGATGCGCGACGGGCTGGCGCTGTCGGTGTTGGATGCCGGCGAGCGCGAGCGCGCCGCCACCGCGGTCAGCGACGGCCTGCTGGATACCGACGGTCAGCGGTTGGTGCTGACCGACCGGGGTCGGCTGCTGGCCGACGCGGTGGTGCGTTCGCTGCTGGGCTAG
- a CDS encoding salicylate synthase, translated as MSELGVETFSESSLTVPLPPGVEPAELAAALAAELPDRDGQEYLLYERGGSWTLAAGVRAAVELDSDELRTVRDGVVRREQWRGRPAAVLGEAVDRLLLETAEVFGWVAFEFGTYRFGLQERLAPGTALARVFWPQTRIVVTAGQVELFGHDDRAVAVLEQLLTDGVSVLAEPSPIVVDEDAAGYRDRVATAIEEIRAGGYRKVILSRCVDVPFALDFPSTYRLGRRHNTPARSFLLRLGGIRALGYSPELVAEVRGDGTVVTEPLAGTRARSGDPAIDAAVRAELESDAKEIVEHAISVRTSVEEITEIAEPGSAVVADFMTVRERGSVQHLGSTVRGRLDPARDRMDALEALFPAVTASGIPKAAGIDAILRLDDCPRGLYSGAVLMFSAEGGLDAALTLRAAYERDGRCWLRAGAGVIEESRPEREFEETCEKLATLAPYLIAQR; from the coding sequence GTGTCCGAGCTCGGTGTCGAAACATTCTCCGAATCTTCGCTGACGGTGCCGCTGCCGCCGGGTGTCGAGCCGGCCGAACTCGCCGCCGCGTTGGCTGCGGAACTGCCCGACCGTGACGGGCAGGAGTATCTGCTCTACGAACGTGGCGGAAGTTGGACGCTGGCGGCCGGTGTGCGCGCCGCCGTGGAACTGGACAGCGACGAACTGCGCACGGTCCGTGATGGAGTGGTGCGTCGCGAACAATGGCGGGGCCGGCCGGCCGCAGTGCTGGGTGAGGCGGTGGACCGGTTGCTGCTGGAAACCGCCGAGGTGTTCGGCTGGGTGGCTTTCGAATTCGGCACCTATCGATTCGGCCTTCAGGAGCGGTTGGCGCCGGGAACCGCCTTGGCTCGCGTGTTTTGGCCACAGACCCGCATCGTCGTCACCGCGGGGCAGGTCGAGCTGTTCGGTCACGACGATCGCGCCGTGGCGGTACTCGAGCAGCTGCTGACCGACGGTGTCTCCGTCCTGGCCGAACCGTCTCCGATCGTGGTCGACGAGGACGCCGCGGGATACCGCGATCGAGTCGCGACCGCTATCGAGGAGATCCGTGCCGGGGGCTACCGCAAGGTGATCCTGTCGCGTTGCGTGGACGTGCCGTTCGCACTGGATTTTCCGTCGACCTACCGGCTGGGCCGGCGACACAACACCCCGGCGCGATCGTTTCTCCTGCGGCTCGGCGGGATTCGGGCGCTGGGCTACAGTCCCGAACTGGTGGCCGAGGTCCGTGGCGACGGCACGGTGGTCACCGAGCCGCTGGCGGGGACACGTGCGCGCAGTGGGGATCCCGCGATCGACGCAGCGGTGCGGGCCGAACTGGAATCCGACGCCAAAGAGATCGTGGAGCATGCGATCTCGGTGCGGACGTCGGTGGAAGAGATCACCGAGATCGCCGAGCCCGGAAGCGCTGTCGTCGCCGACTTCATGACGGTGCGCGAGCGCGGCAGTGTTCAGCATCTGGGTTCGACGGTGCGCGGGCGTTTGGATCCCGCGCGGGATCGGATGGATGCTCTCGAGGCCCTGTTCCCGGCCGTCACCGCGTCGGGGATTCCCAAGGCGGCGGGGATAGACGCCATTCTGCGGCTCGACGACTGTCCACGGGGGCTGTACTCCGGTGCGGTGCTGATGTTCTCTGCGGAGGGCGGGCTGGATGCCGCGTTGACGCTGCGGGCCGCCTACGAGCGCGATGGCCGTTGTTGGCTGCGAGCGGGAGCCGGTGTGATCGAGGAGTCGCGTCCGGAGCGGGAGTTCGAGGAGACCTGCGAGAAACTGGCGACCCTGGCGCCGTACCTGATCGCCCAGCGCTGA
- a CDS encoding metal-sensitive transcriptional regulator — MLDDEESVKSVLNRLRRAHGQLAGVIAMIEAGRDCKDVVTQLAAVSRALDRAGFKIVASGLRECLAGEAAGGKAPLSEDELEKLFLALA, encoded by the coding sequence GTGCTTGATGACGAAGAGAGTGTCAAGTCGGTGTTGAACCGGCTGCGACGCGCCCACGGCCAGCTCGCCGGGGTGATCGCGATGATCGAGGCCGGCCGCGACTGCAAAGACGTGGTCACTCAGCTGGCCGCGGTCTCGCGGGCGCTGGACCGGGCGGGTTTCAAGATCGTCGCCAGTGGCCTGCGGGAATGCCTGGCCGGCGAAGCTGCCGGAGGAAAGGCCCCACTCTCCGAGGACGAGCTCGAGAAGCTGTTCCTGGCCTTGGCCTGA
- a CDS encoding MerR family transcriptional regulator — protein MSTPDRPAKPDSIAGVLANLRRLPRRVRRESREVVEAAVTQLFEIVVRHPGGTTASREYRIDDLARLGGTTARNVRVYRDRDLLPPPRRVGRIALYNDTHLTRLRLITSMLDRGYTIAHVKEMIGAWEQGKDLGDILGLESAIAGTWTTERPETVARAEAERRIGDAPAMQRLVQLGVIRLNGADGSLATITRPKLIDAFNEVRGYGIGIDKLIDLYEQTLPHIDAISQMLVRAGAEHVLTRLQPGAPLPPDTEIAELIGMLVRFRTQAVASVTATLAGSIESTIESMVSGLLAESLLH, from the coding sequence ATGAGCACACCCGATCGGCCCGCCAAGCCGGACTCCATCGCCGGTGTGCTGGCGAACCTGCGACGGCTCCCCCGCCGGGTGCGGCGCGAGTCCCGCGAGGTGGTCGAGGCCGCGGTCACCCAGCTCTTTGAGATCGTCGTGCGCCACCCGGGGGGCACCACCGCCTCCCGGGAATACCGCATCGACGATCTGGCCAGGCTGGGCGGCACCACGGCCCGCAACGTCCGGGTGTACCGGGACCGAGACCTGCTGCCCCCGCCTCGGCGGGTCGGGCGGATTGCGCTGTACAACGACACGCACCTGACCCGGCTGCGACTGATCACCTCGATGCTTGACCGCGGCTACACCATCGCCCACGTCAAAGAGATGATCGGCGCCTGGGAGCAGGGCAAGGATCTCGGCGACATCCTGGGTCTGGAAAGCGCGATCGCCGGAACCTGGACCACCGAGCGACCCGAGACGGTGGCACGGGCGGAGGCCGAGCGACGCATCGGCGACGCCCCGGCGATGCAGAGATTGGTGCAGCTCGGCGTGATCCGCCTCAACGGCGCCGACGGCTCGCTGGCCACCATCACCCGGCCCAAGCTCATCGATGCCTTCAACGAAGTCCGCGGCTACGGCATCGGGATCGACAAGCTCATCGACCTCTACGAGCAGACCCTGCCGCATATCGACGCGATCAGCCAGATGCTGGTGCGAGCCGGCGCCGAACACGTGCTGACCCGCCTGCAACCCGGGGCACCACTGCCGCCCGACACCGAGATCGCCGAGCTGATCGGGATGCTGGTGCGATTCCGCACGCAGGCCGTCGCCTCAGTCACCGCCACCCTGGCCGGGTCCATCGAGTCGACCATCGAGTCCATGGTCAGCGGCTTGCTCGCCGAGTCACTGCTGCACTGA
- a CDS encoding flavin-containing monooxygenase, with product MARAHVYQTLIVGAGFTGIGVAIKLAEAGLAGSTDNGDDEIVILERSDRVGGTWRDTRYPGAACDIPSLLYSFSFVANPGWSRAYPSAGEICAHIEDMVDRFDLRRHIRFGTEVTALAFDEGTGVWTVSAGRKKFRARTVVMAGGPLPDSSFPAIRGLASYGGHKIHSARWDDDYDFTDKKVAVIGTGASAVQIIPELVERAGFVKVFQRTPGWVIPRLDVTLPAGVQELFAKVPAAQQLARQALFWGHEASATALVWNTPLSGLVAQLGKAHLRAAVKDPWLRRQLTPDFTPGCKRMLISSDYYPALQRDNCKLISWPIATISPHGIRTSDGVEHQLDAIVFATGYDVHLTGPPFPVTGLGGRSLAADWRGGGQAFKSIQAHGYPNLFFMTGPNSGPGHNSLLVYVEGQIDYVVRAVGAIRGGGLRYLDVRDEVQRRHNEQIQRRLGKTTWMSGCRNWYLTEDGFNASMYPGFATQYLRQMRSFRLSDYHAVA from the coding sequence ATGGCGAGGGCGCACGTTTATCAGACCCTGATCGTGGGCGCCGGTTTCACCGGGATCGGCGTGGCGATCAAGCTGGCCGAGGCCGGCCTAGCGGGCAGTACTGACAACGGCGACGACGAGATCGTCATCCTGGAGCGCAGCGACCGGGTCGGCGGCACCTGGCGCGACACCCGCTATCCCGGCGCGGCGTGCGACATACCTTCGCTGCTGTACTCGTTCTCCTTTGTGGCCAACCCCGGCTGGTCGCGGGCCTACCCGTCGGCGGGCGAGATCTGCGCCCACATCGAGGACATGGTCGACCGGTTCGACCTGCGCCGTCACATCCGATTCGGCACCGAGGTCACAGCTCTGGCGTTCGACGAGGGCACCGGCGTGTGGACGGTGTCGGCCGGGCGCAAGAAGTTTCGGGCTCGCACGGTGGTGATGGCGGGCGGGCCGCTGCCCGACTCCAGCTTCCCAGCCATCCGCGGCCTAGCCAGCTATGGCGGTCACAAGATCCACAGCGCCCGCTGGGACGACGACTACGACTTCACCGACAAGAAGGTCGCGGTCATCGGAACCGGCGCCAGCGCAGTGCAGATCATCCCGGAGTTGGTCGAGCGGGCCGGATTCGTCAAGGTCTTTCAGCGCACGCCCGGATGGGTGATCCCGCGCCTGGACGTGACCCTGCCGGCAGGCGTCCAGGAGTTGTTCGCCAAGGTCCCCGCCGCCCAGCAGCTAGCCCGCCAGGCCCTGTTCTGGGGACATGAGGCCAGCGCCACCGCGTTGGTGTGGAACACCCCGCTCAGTGGGCTGGTGGCGCAACTGGGCAAAGCGCACCTGCGTGCGGCGGTCAAGGACCCGTGGCTGCGCCGCCAGCTCACCCCGGACTTCACCCCGGGCTGCAAACGCATGCTGATCTCCAGTGACTACTACCCCGCACTGCAGCGCGACAACTGCAAGCTGATCTCCTGGCCGATCGCCACGATCAGTCCCCACGGCATCCGCACCAGCGACGGCGTAGAACACCAGCTGGACGCCATCGTCTTCGCGACCGGCTACGACGTGCACCTGACCGGCCCGCCTTTTCCCGTCACCGGGCTGGGCGGCAGGTCATTGGCCGCGGACTGGCGCGGCGGCGGTCAGGCGTTCAAAAGCATTCAGGCCCATGGCTATCCGAATCTGTTCTTCATGACCGGCCCGAACTCCGGTCCCGGGCACAATTCCCTGCTGGTCTATGTCGAGGGGCAGATCGATTATGTGGTGCGCGCCGTGGGCGCCATCCGCGGCGGCGGCCTGCGCTATCTGGATGTGCGCGACGAGGTGCAACGCCGTCACAACGAGCAGATCCAGCGGCGACTGGGCAAAACGACCTGGATGTCGGGGTGCCGCAACTGGTATCTGACCGAGGACGGTTTCAACGCCTCGATGTACCCGGGGTTCGCAACGCAGTATCTTCGGCAGATGCGCAGTTTCCGACTCTCCGATTACCACGCGGTGGCATGA
- a CDS encoding reductase encodes MALDMDVMLTKIKDRQWALADIDWDAPGAELIRPEMKPRLKKFMADLCWIENIGARGFAAMARKAPTATLAEIYRYFHAEEQRHANAELALMKRWGMLDDGEMPEPNVNIRLAMQWLDDYSDDLPLSVLGTVIPMLEVALDGALLKFLLDEVDDPVCHQVFEKINNDESRHIAVDFEVLEMIGHADARRLAIEFVGTVASPSLIVGALISIPLLNRVRNEVIGMGLDPQRLYAALMRFTQFGERGEHTRRVPAYQIVKRYSGWMANPDSPYHLLANPAVWLSSFYPKRLLKPIPSWFKELTHEPAA; translated from the coding sequence ATGGCTCTCGATATGGACGTGATGCTCACCAAGATCAAGGATCGGCAATGGGCGCTGGCCGACATCGACTGGGACGCACCGGGAGCCGAGTTGATCCGCCCCGAGATGAAACCCCGGCTCAAGAAGTTCATGGCCGACCTGTGCTGGATCGAGAACATCGGCGCCCGCGGCTTCGCGGCCATGGCGCGCAAGGCGCCCACCGCGACACTGGCCGAGATCTACCGCTACTTCCATGCCGAGGAACAACGCCACGCCAACGCCGAGCTGGCACTGATGAAGCGCTGGGGCATGCTCGACGACGGCGAGATGCCCGAGCCCAACGTCAACATCCGGCTGGCCATGCAATGGCTCGACGACTACTCCGACGACTTGCCCCTGTCCGTTCTGGGCACCGTGATCCCGATGCTGGAGGTCGCACTCGACGGCGCGCTGCTCAAGTTCCTGCTGGACGAGGTCGACGACCCGGTCTGCCACCAAGTTTTCGAGAAGATCAACAACGACGAATCCCGGCACATCGCTGTGGATTTCGAGGTGCTCGAGATGATCGGCCACGCCGATGCGCGCCGGCTGGCCATCGAATTCGTCGGCACCGTCGCCTCCCCCTCCCTGATCGTCGGAGCACTCATCTCGATCCCCCTGCTCAACCGCGTCCGCAATGAGGTGATCGGTATGGGGTTGGATCCCCAGCGCCTCTACGCGGCCCTGATGCGCTTCACCCAGTTCGGTGAACGCGGCGAACACACCCGGCGGGTACCGGCCTATCAGATCGTCAAACGCTATTCAGGCTGGATGGCCAATCCCGACAGCCCCTACCACCTGCTGGCCAACCCCGCGGTGTGGCTGTCCAGCTTCTATCCCAAGCGATTGCTCAAACCCATCCCCAGCTGGTTCAAGGAGCTCACCCACGAACCGGCGGCCTGA